A region from the Cyprinus carpio isolate SPL01 chromosome A8, ASM1834038v1, whole genome shotgun sequence genome encodes:
- the LOC109053276 gene encoding MPN domain-containing protein: MGSEPPSSPQVVEEGADEEDEELSGAEDADLRASSGRGSLLTRRGITLRVLLKDGLVEPGDGVLSIHYLGKKFVGDLLNDGKIRWVETGQIFNSPSAWATHCKRLVNPAKKSGCGWASVRYRGQKLVQYKTTWLHKYQPSADMSLVSEGEDDEMGDDDEEEGKTAMPVEDKNKKSKPELHDISLMQRRDRERIPVRYCTLGTRDAARDPHTLIELSAFSAINRFQPFNVAVSSNVLLLMDFHCHLTTSEVVGYLGGRWDTNTQLLTVLRAFPCRTRLADKDAAPAVEEEICQNLFMRGLSLVGWYHSHPRGAALPTLQDIDSQMDHQLRLQGSSNGFQPCLGIICGPYYQGNQGVASTITPFWVVPPPEQRPNDYGIPVAVEVTYVQDHFLTTDVLNEMMLLVEFYRSAPDLVQFSQMWSPNTSILDKIKASLSGHAPKDQAYAQILEHVYNQLCNTQ; this comes from the exons ATGG GCTCAGAGCCACCCTCATCTCCTCAGGTGGTTGAGGAAGGAGCggatgaagaggatgaggagtTGAGCGGGGCCGAAGATGCAGACCTTAGGGCCTCCTCTGGGAGGGGTTCCCTCCTGACCAGGAGAGGCATCACACTGAGAGTCCTCTTAAAGGACGGTCTTGTGGAGCCTGGAGACGGAGTTCTGTCCATACACTACCTG GGTAAAAAGTTTGTTGGAGATCTTTTGAATGATGGAAAGATTCGTTGGGTGGAGACTGGGCAGATCTTTAACTCTCCAAGTGCTTGGGCAACACATTGCAAGCGTCTGGTGAACCCGGCCAAGAAGTCTGGCTGTGGCTGGGCCTCGGTGCGCTACCGGGGACAGAAACTGGTCCAGTACAAAACCACCTGGCTACACAAATACCAGCCCAGTGCCGACATG AGTCTGGTAAGTGAAGGAGAAGATGATGAGATgggagatgatgatgaagaggaagGGAAAACAGCCATGCCAGTAGAGGACAAGAATAAAAAGTCCAAACCTGAGCTGCACG acaTTAGCCTGATgcagaggagagacagagagagaattccAGTCAGGTATTGCACTCTTGGCACCAGAGATGCTGCAAg GGATCCTCACACTCTCATAGAACTGTCTGCCTTTTCTGCGATCAACCGCTTCCAACCTTTCAATGTAGCAGTGTCCAGCAACGTTCTGCTGCTAATG GATTTTCACTGTCACCTGACCACAAGTGAGGTGGTGGGGTATCTGGGGGGCCGATGGGACACTAACACACAGT TGCTTACCGTCTTGAGGGCGTTCCCTTGCCGTACACGGCTGGCAGATAAAGACGCCGCCCCAGCTGTCGAAGAAGAG ATTTGCCAAAATCTCTTCATGCGGGGACTGTCATTGGTGGGATGGTATCACAGTCACCCACGAGGCGCCGCCCTTCCGACTCTGCAGGACATTGATTCACAGATGGATCACCAGCTCCGCCTACAAGGCAGCAGTAATGGCTTCCAGCCCTGTCTGGGGATTATTTGTG GGCCCTATTACCAAGGCAACCAAGGTGTGGCCTCCACCATCACGCCATTCTGGGTAGTTCCCCCTCCTGAG CAACGACCCAATGATTATGGCATCCCAGTGGCGGTAGAGGTCACATACGTGCAAGACCACTTCCTCACTACAGACGTGCTCAATGAGATG ATGCTGTTGGTGGAGTTTTATCGGTCTGCTCCTGACCTTGTGCAGTTCAGTCAGATGTGGAGTCCTAATACCTCAATACTCGACAAAATCAAG GCTTCTCTGAGTGGCCACGCACCCAAAGACCAGGCCTACGCACAGATCCTGGAGCATGTGTACAACCAACTGTGCAACACTCAGTGA
- the LOC109053277 gene encoding endophilin-A2-like isoform X3 gives MSVAGLKKQFYKASQMVSEKVGGAEGTKLDEEFKDLERKVDVTNKAVIEVISKTSEYLQPNPASRAKLSMLNTMSKIRGQVKSPGYPQAEGLLGECMTKYGRELGEDTNFGGALVDVGESIKRLAEVKDSLDIDVKQNFIDPLQGLADKDLREIQHHLKKLEGRRLDYDYKKKRQGKIPDEEVRQALEKFHESKEVAEISMYNLLETDIEQVSQLSSLVESQLQYHRQAVQVLDELSDKLRDRMKEAQSRPRKEYVPKPKPIIDFGDTNEQSNGGFAPTSSPPMRNAAAEQPCCKALYDFEPENEGELGFHEGDIINLTNQIDENWYEGMLRGQSGFFPLNYVEVIVPLPH, from the exons ATGGTGAGTGAGAAGGTTGGTGGTGCTGAGGGAACTAAACTGGACGAGGAGTTCAAGGACCTCGAGAGA AAAGTAGATGTGACAAATAAAGCTGTGATAGAAGTCATCTCTAAAACATCAGAGTACCTGCAGCCTAATCCAG CATCTCGTGCAAAGCTCTCCATGTTGAACACCATGTCTAAGATTAGAGGGCAGGTGAAGAGTCCAGGTTATCCACAGGCAGAGGGGCTGCTGGGAGAATGCATGACGAAGTATGGCAGAGAACTTGGAGAGGACACAAACTTTG GTGGTGCTCTAGTTGATGTTGGTGAAAGTATTAAGAGGCTAGCAGAGGTGAAGGATTCATTAGACATTGATGTCAAACAGAATTTCATCGACCCTTTACAAGGCCTGGCTGACAAGGACTTGAGAGAAATACAG CACCATTTGAAAAAGCTTGAAGGACGCAGGCTGGATTATGACTATAAGAAGAAACGTCAGGGGAAAATTCCAGATGAAGAGGTCAGGCAGGCTCTGGAGAAGTTTCATGAATCTAAGGAGGTGGCTGAGATCAGCATGTACAATCTTCTGGAAACTGAT ATTGAGCAGGTGAGCCAGCTGTCGTCACTGGTTGAGTCTCAACTGCAGTACCACAGGCAGGCTGTTCAGGTCCTGGATGAGCTCTCTGACAAACTCCGAGACAG GATGAAAGAAGCTCAGTCACGTCCTCGTAAAGAGTATGTGCCCAAGCCCAAACCTATAATTGACTTTGGAGACACCAACGAACAGTCAAATGGTGGCTTCGCCCCAACATCTTCTCCACCCATGCGCAATGCAG CAGCTGAGCAGCCATGCTGTAAAGCGCTCTATGACTTCGAGCCGGAGAACGAAGGTGAATTGGGCTTCCACGAGGGTGACATCAtcaatctgaccaatcagattGATGAAAACTGGTATGAAGGCATGCTGCGTGGCCAATCAGGATTTTTCCCTCTCAACTACGTGGAGGTGATCGTTCCTCTGCCACACTAA
- the LOC109053277 gene encoding endophilin-A2-like isoform X2, with the protein MSVAGLKKQFYKASQMVSEKVGGAEGTKLDEEFKDLERKVDVTNKAVIEVISKTSEYLQPNPASRAKLSMLNTMSKIRGQVKSPGYPQAEGLLGECMTKYGRELGEDTNFGGALVDVGESIKRLAEVKDSLDIDVKQNFIDPLQGLADKDLREIQHHLKKLEGRRLDYDYKKKRQGKIPDEEVRQALEKFHESKEVAEISMYNLLETDIEQVSQLSSLVESQLQYHRQAVQVLDELSDKLRDRMKEAQSRPRKEYVPKPKPIIDFGDTNEQSNGGFAPTSSPPMRNAEPYHQFGRISMWKPRLPEQPCCKALYDFEPENEGELGFHEGDIINLTNQIDENWYEGMLRGQSGFFPLNYVEVIVPLPH; encoded by the exons ATGGTGAGTGAGAAGGTTGGTGGTGCTGAGGGAACTAAACTGGACGAGGAGTTCAAGGACCTCGAGAGA AAAGTAGATGTGACAAATAAAGCTGTGATAGAAGTCATCTCTAAAACATCAGAGTACCTGCAGCCTAATCCAG CATCTCGTGCAAAGCTCTCCATGTTGAACACCATGTCTAAGATTAGAGGGCAGGTGAAGAGTCCAGGTTATCCACAGGCAGAGGGGCTGCTGGGAGAATGCATGACGAAGTATGGCAGAGAACTTGGAGAGGACACAAACTTTG GTGGTGCTCTAGTTGATGTTGGTGAAAGTATTAAGAGGCTAGCAGAGGTGAAGGATTCATTAGACATTGATGTCAAACAGAATTTCATCGACCCTTTACAAGGCCTGGCTGACAAGGACTTGAGAGAAATACAG CACCATTTGAAAAAGCTTGAAGGACGCAGGCTGGATTATGACTATAAGAAGAAACGTCAGGGGAAAATTCCAGATGAAGAGGTCAGGCAGGCTCTGGAGAAGTTTCATGAATCTAAGGAGGTGGCTGAGATCAGCATGTACAATCTTCTGGAAACTGAT ATTGAGCAGGTGAGCCAGCTGTCGTCACTGGTTGAGTCTCAACTGCAGTACCACAGGCAGGCTGTTCAGGTCCTGGATGAGCTCTCTGACAAACTCCGAGACAG GATGAAAGAAGCTCAGTCACGTCCTCGTAAAGAGTATGTGCCCAAGCCCAAACCTATAATTGACTTTGGAGACACCAACGAACAGTCAAATGGTGGCTTCGCCCCAACATCTTCTCCACCCATGCGCAATGCAG AGCCATACCACCAGTTTGGCAGAATATCCATGTGGAAACCCAGATTGC CTGAGCAGCCATGCTGTAAAGCGCTCTATGACTTCGAGCCGGAGAACGAAGGTGAATTGGGCTTCCACGAGGGTGACATCAtcaatctgaccaatcagattGATGAAAACTGGTATGAAGGCATGCTGCGTGGCCAATCAGGATTTTTCCCTCTCAACTACGTGGAGGTGATCGTTCCTCTGCCACACTAA
- the LOC109053277 gene encoding endophilin-A2-like isoform X1 — MSVAGLKKQFYKASQMVSEKVGGAEGTKLDEEFKDLERKVDVTNKAVIEVISKTSEYLQPNPASRAKLSMLNTMSKIRGQVKSPGYPQAEGLLGECMTKYGRELGEDTNFGGALVDVGESIKRLAEVKDSLDIDVKQNFIDPLQGLADKDLREIQHHLKKLEGRRLDYDYKKKRQGKIPDEEVRQALEKFHESKEVAEISMYNLLETDIEQVSQLSSLVESQLQYHRQAVQVLDELSDKLRDRMKEAQSRPRKEYVPKPKPIIDFGDTNEQSNGGFAPTSSPPMRNAEPYHQFGRISMWKPRLPAEQPCCKALYDFEPENEGELGFHEGDIINLTNQIDENWYEGMLRGQSGFFPLNYVEVIVPLPH; from the exons ATGGTGAGTGAGAAGGTTGGTGGTGCTGAGGGAACTAAACTGGACGAGGAGTTCAAGGACCTCGAGAGA AAAGTAGATGTGACAAATAAAGCTGTGATAGAAGTCATCTCTAAAACATCAGAGTACCTGCAGCCTAATCCAG CATCTCGTGCAAAGCTCTCCATGTTGAACACCATGTCTAAGATTAGAGGGCAGGTGAAGAGTCCAGGTTATCCACAGGCAGAGGGGCTGCTGGGAGAATGCATGACGAAGTATGGCAGAGAACTTGGAGAGGACACAAACTTTG GTGGTGCTCTAGTTGATGTTGGTGAAAGTATTAAGAGGCTAGCAGAGGTGAAGGATTCATTAGACATTGATGTCAAACAGAATTTCATCGACCCTTTACAAGGCCTGGCTGACAAGGACTTGAGAGAAATACAG CACCATTTGAAAAAGCTTGAAGGACGCAGGCTGGATTATGACTATAAGAAGAAACGTCAGGGGAAAATTCCAGATGAAGAGGTCAGGCAGGCTCTGGAGAAGTTTCATGAATCTAAGGAGGTGGCTGAGATCAGCATGTACAATCTTCTGGAAACTGAT ATTGAGCAGGTGAGCCAGCTGTCGTCACTGGTTGAGTCTCAACTGCAGTACCACAGGCAGGCTGTTCAGGTCCTGGATGAGCTCTCTGACAAACTCCGAGACAG GATGAAAGAAGCTCAGTCACGTCCTCGTAAAGAGTATGTGCCCAAGCCCAAACCTATAATTGACTTTGGAGACACCAACGAACAGTCAAATGGTGGCTTCGCCCCAACATCTTCTCCACCCATGCGCAATGCAG AGCCATACCACCAGTTTGGCAGAATATCCATGTGGAAACCCAGATTGC CAGCTGAGCAGCCATGCTGTAAAGCGCTCTATGACTTCGAGCCGGAGAACGAAGGTGAATTGGGCTTCCACGAGGGTGACATCAtcaatctgaccaatcagattGATGAAAACTGGTATGAAGGCATGCTGCGTGGCCAATCAGGATTTTTCCCTCTCAACTACGTGGAGGTGATCGTTCCTCTGCCACACTAA
- the LOC109053277 gene encoding endophilin-A2-like isoform X4, whose product MSVAGLKKQFYKASQMVSEKVGGAEGTKLDEEFKDLERKVDVTNKAVIEVISKTSEYLQPNPASRAKLSMLNTMSKIRGQVKSPGYPQAEGLLGECMTKYGRELGEDTNFGGALVDVGESIKRLAEVKDSLDIDVKQNFIDPLQGLADKDLREIQHHLKKLEGRRLDYDYKKKRQGKIPDEEVRQALEKFHESKEVAEISMYNLLETDIEQVSQLSSLVESQLQYHRQAVQVLDELSDKLRDRMKEAQSRPRKEYVPKPKPIIDFGDTNEQSNGGFAPTSSPPMRNAAEQPCCKALYDFEPENEGELGFHEGDIINLTNQIDENWYEGMLRGQSGFFPLNYVEVIVPLPH is encoded by the exons ATGGTGAGTGAGAAGGTTGGTGGTGCTGAGGGAACTAAACTGGACGAGGAGTTCAAGGACCTCGAGAGA AAAGTAGATGTGACAAATAAAGCTGTGATAGAAGTCATCTCTAAAACATCAGAGTACCTGCAGCCTAATCCAG CATCTCGTGCAAAGCTCTCCATGTTGAACACCATGTCTAAGATTAGAGGGCAGGTGAAGAGTCCAGGTTATCCACAGGCAGAGGGGCTGCTGGGAGAATGCATGACGAAGTATGGCAGAGAACTTGGAGAGGACACAAACTTTG GTGGTGCTCTAGTTGATGTTGGTGAAAGTATTAAGAGGCTAGCAGAGGTGAAGGATTCATTAGACATTGATGTCAAACAGAATTTCATCGACCCTTTACAAGGCCTGGCTGACAAGGACTTGAGAGAAATACAG CACCATTTGAAAAAGCTTGAAGGACGCAGGCTGGATTATGACTATAAGAAGAAACGTCAGGGGAAAATTCCAGATGAAGAGGTCAGGCAGGCTCTGGAGAAGTTTCATGAATCTAAGGAGGTGGCTGAGATCAGCATGTACAATCTTCTGGAAACTGAT ATTGAGCAGGTGAGCCAGCTGTCGTCACTGGTTGAGTCTCAACTGCAGTACCACAGGCAGGCTGTTCAGGTCCTGGATGAGCTCTCTGACAAACTCCGAGACAG GATGAAAGAAGCTCAGTCACGTCCTCGTAAAGAGTATGTGCCCAAGCCCAAACCTATAATTGACTTTGGAGACACCAACGAACAGTCAAATGGTGGCTTCGCCCCAACATCTTCTCCACCCATGCGCAATGCAG CTGAGCAGCCATGCTGTAAAGCGCTCTATGACTTCGAGCCGGAGAACGAAGGTGAATTGGGCTTCCACGAGGGTGACATCAtcaatctgaccaatcagattGATGAAAACTGGTATGAAGGCATGCTGCGTGGCCAATCAGGATTTTTCCCTCTCAACTACGTGGAGGTGATCGTTCCTCTGCCACACTAA